The Gillisia sp. Hel_I_86 genome has a segment encoding these proteins:
- a CDS encoding FTR1 family protein — translation MLQHKCYMRIFLISFIAFLSSNIYAGTAKDDPNIQTIIHLLDYLSKDYPAAVKNGVIVDEGEYLEMKEFSETILSLSQNLELSITQADQIQSGLMDLRANVLNKVSHQKIKAVTSKVKWAIINFTEFEISPPNWPNIDNGKKLFLTNCIQCHGASGNGQGKLAMGLNPAPTNFLIDTLMREVSPFQAYNTIKLGVEGTAMQSFGMLSDKEVWDLSFYIKSLRFNASSADSLGLKEIFNKISNEVSLKDVATLSDKELIQKLGYEDSVTYKKLKALRIFSLEKASTDNSLVVARNYLNAVLLDYKAGNKKSARQNALNAYLEGIEPVEVRLKANDPEFTSQLEQQMMAVRQAIESSKSISTVQAEIADALSMIDRADQLMRDRKLNYWLSFFLAASIMLREGLEAFLIIALILALIKTSGTKKALPYVHGGWIMAILIGIAGWFLSNWIIGISGKNREIMEGLISLMAVIVLAFVGFWLHNHSHSKKWKDFIEKKIGKQLRGEKMLGLAVFSFMVVFREAFESILFLQAISLETKTGDGSSIGLGVIAAFALIGLLAFLFVKYSKRIPVRQLFRYSSWVITLLAIILLGKGVHAIQEAGWLSVTGFPVYLKIDWLGVYPTTETLMAQIVLFTVLMLLYYLSNSRNKMLQNMNS, via the coding sequence ATGTTACAGCACAAGTGTTATATGCGCATTTTTCTAATAAGCTTCATTGCCTTTTTAAGCTCTAATATCTATGCGGGCACGGCCAAAGATGACCCGAATATTCAGACCATAATCCATTTATTGGATTATCTATCAAAAGATTATCCAGCAGCGGTTAAAAATGGTGTTATAGTTGACGAAGGTGAATACCTTGAAATGAAAGAATTTAGCGAAACCATTCTCTCATTAAGCCAAAATCTGGAGCTCTCCATAACGCAGGCAGATCAGATACAGAGCGGTTTGATGGATTTGAGAGCAAATGTGCTAAACAAGGTTTCCCATCAAAAAATAAAAGCGGTCACTTCAAAGGTCAAGTGGGCTATTATCAACTTTACGGAATTTGAAATTAGCCCACCTAATTGGCCAAATATTGATAATGGAAAGAAACTATTCCTGACCAATTGCATTCAATGTCACGGAGCAAGCGGTAATGGACAGGGCAAACTAGCTATGGGCCTAAACCCGGCGCCTACCAATTTCTTAATCGATACCCTTATGCGTGAGGTTTCCCCCTTTCAGGCTTATAACACCATCAAACTTGGTGTAGAAGGAACTGCAATGCAAAGTTTCGGTATGTTGAGCGATAAAGAAGTATGGGATCTTTCCTTTTATATCAAATCCCTGAGGTTTAATGCCTCTTCTGCAGATTCGCTTGGGCTAAAGGAAATATTTAACAAAATCTCTAATGAAGTTTCCTTAAAAGATGTGGCTACTCTATCCGATAAGGAATTGATTCAAAAGTTGGGCTACGAAGATTCCGTTACTTATAAAAAATTGAAAGCTCTAAGAATTTTTTCTCTCGAAAAGGCCTCGACCGACAATAGTCTGGTTGTTGCCAGAAATTACCTGAACGCTGTTCTGTTAGATTATAAGGCGGGCAATAAAAAATCGGCACGTCAAAATGCCCTGAATGCATATCTCGAAGGTATTGAACCGGTGGAAGTACGATTGAAAGCCAACGACCCAGAATTCACCTCACAACTAGAGCAGCAAATGATGGCGGTTAGACAAGCTATAGAGAGCTCTAAAAGCATCTCCACGGTACAAGCTGAAATCGCTGATGCGCTATCAATGATAGACCGTGCAGACCAATTGATGAGGGATAGGAAGCTCAACTATTGGCTTTCTTTTTTCTTGGCAGCATCAATTATGTTGCGTGAGGGGCTTGAAGCATTCCTTATCATTGCCCTGATCCTGGCTTTAATAAAAACTTCTGGCACAAAAAAAGCACTCCCGTATGTACACGGAGGGTGGATTATGGCCATTTTAATAGGTATTGCAGGATGGTTCCTGTCTAATTGGATAATCGGTATTAGTGGTAAGAACCGTGAGATTATGGAAGGGTTGATTTCATTAATGGCGGTCATAGTGTTGGCATTTGTCGGGTTTTGGCTGCATAATCATTCCCATTCAAAAAAGTGGAAAGATTTTATAGAAAAAAAGATAGGCAAACAATTAAGAGGGGAAAAAATGTTGGGATTGGCCGTATTTTCTTTTATGGTGGTATTTAGGGAAGCCTTCGAATCCATCCTTTTTTTACAAGCGATTAGCTTAGAGACCAAAACTGGTGATGGCTCTTCCATAGGTTTGGGTGTAATTGCTGCTTTTGCACTAATAGGGCTACTTGCGTTTCTTTTTGTAAAATACTCCAAAAGAATTCCTGTACGGCAACTTTTTAGATACTCATCTTGGGTCATAACCTTACTTGCGATAATCTTGCTTGGAAAAGGAGTTCACGCCATTCAGGAAGCTGGTTGGCTTTCAGTTACTGGTTTTCCAGTTTACCTGAAAATTGATTGGTTGGGCGTTTACCCCACTACCGAAACTTTAATGGCACAAATAGTATTATTTACTGTTCTGATGTTATTATACTATTTGAGCAATTCAAGAAATAAAATGCTTCAGAATATGAATAGCTAA
- a CDS encoding Crp/Fnr family transcriptional regulator, which yields MNAQLRKIYKAHFEMELMEEIAESGFHKSVKEGDTLINIGNYIKTIPLLISGAIKIMRVDNNGDELLLYFLEKGHTCAMTMTCSMGFAKSEIRAVAEVNTELIMIPVQKMEEWTVKYKSWRDFVFQSYQRRLLEMLESIDSVAFHNMEERLKNYIQNKIAILNNNHIHTTHQEIAEDLHTSRVVISRLLKKMEQEHKISLHRSFIQVQTGF from the coding sequence ATGAACGCCCAACTAAGGAAGATTTATAAAGCACACTTCGAAATGGAGCTTATGGAAGAAATAGCCGAAAGCGGGTTTCATAAAAGTGTGAAAGAGGGAGATACTCTAATTAATATCGGAAATTATATCAAAACCATTCCATTGTTGATATCGGGAGCCATTAAAATTATGCGAGTAGATAATAATGGAGATGAACTACTATTGTATTTCCTGGAAAAAGGGCATACGTGTGCTATGACAATGACCTGCTCTATGGGGTTTGCCAAGAGTGAGATTAGGGCAGTTGCTGAAGTAAATACTGAGTTGATTATGATACCGGTGCAGAAAATGGAGGAATGGACCGTGAAATATAAAAGCTGGAGGGATTTCGTTTTCCAAAGCTATCAACGACGTTTGTTGGAAATGTTGGAAAGTATCGATAGTGTTGCCTTCCATAATATGGAAGAAAGGCTGAAAAATTATATTCAAAACAAAATAGCAATACTCAACAACAATCATATTCATACTACGCATCAAGAAATTGCTGAAGATTTGCATACGAGCAGAGTTGTAATTTCACGCTTGCTAAAAAAAATGGAACAGGAACATAAAATATCGTTACACCGAAGTTTTATTCAAGTCCAAACTGGGTTTTAA